The Magnolia sinica isolate HGM2019 chromosome 9, MsV1, whole genome shotgun sequence genome contains a region encoding:
- the LOC131256483 gene encoding protein FAR1-RELATED SEQUENCE 5-like, producing MLCSLGLSLTVGEMESQPNAGVENHNGHQTNQNEETISHPYDFIPEAPKEVKPIVGMVFISENVAYDFYNEYARWCGFSIRKGSTRNSMKTGETIMRSFICSKEGYRHRKHIEATDHKKRPRAMTRCDCKAKIVVHKNGSDRWEVKTFVEAHSHNLMSPSKVHCLRSHRHFTDSHKVVMDNMRKAGIGTAKVLNFFTNEAGGPEKMGFIDEDLMNALKI from the exons ATGCTGTGCAGCCTCGGATTGAGCCTTACAG TTGGGGAAATGGAGTCACAACCTAATGCAGGTGTAGAGAATCATAATGGACACCAGACAAATCAAAATGAAGAAACAATCTCACATCCATATGATTTCATTCCAGAAGCACCCAAGGAAGTGAAACCAATAGTTGGTATGGTGTTCATTTCTGAAAATGTTGCGTATGATTTTTACAATGAAtatgctagatggtgtggatttagtatACGAAAAGGTTCAACGCGGAATAGTATGAAAACAGGTGAAACAATTATGCGAAGTTTTATATGTTCTAAGGAAGGGTATCGACATCGTAAGCATATAGAAGCAACAGATCATAAAAAGAGACCAAGAGCCATGACAAGATGTGATTGCAAGGCAAAGATTGTAGTTCACAAGAATGGATCAGATAGATGGGAAGTTAAGACATTTGTGGAAGCACATAGTCACAATTTAATGAGTCCAAGCAAGGTTCATTGTTTACGATCACATCGACATTTTACAGATTCTCATAAGGTTGTCATGGATAACATGAGAAAAGCAGGTATTGGCACAGCTAAagtgttaaatttttttacaaatgAAGCTGGAGGACCTGAGAAAATGGGTTTTATTGATGAAGATTTAATGAATGCTCTTAAAATTTAA
- the LOC131255163 gene encoding receptor-like protein 7, producing the protein MALFFSSKNPSFLILFFLSSLLFPTTQQCNHHHFSAFLHLKHGFNFTAFSLSTLPSWNSNKTDCCFWEGITCDEATGHVISLDLSSFRISGRIDFESLFHLRSLQKLNLAYNDFDGSRIPSGFDQLTSLTHLNLSGLSFCGQIPLEISRLTTLVSLDLSHNQYLNASSFKYLKLENPSIGAVVQNLSNLSELYLDWVDILLQGQTLDLPLPSIRKLSLRDCGLSGSLYSFLSQHHFLSEIDLSYNNFSSAVPNFIGNLSSLTSLLLADCGLHGRFPESVFQLPNLQIIDISRNPLVAINLPEFPQNNTLQQLILSHTGLSGKFPDSLNNLKFLTQLDFSRIITVLTFEPYQTAISLENIHLGNNKLKGMIPRFIFQLTKLEDLDVSSNNFSVVELGLFQNLKNLYSLDLSDNNLSVQDGSGNSTFSSIPQIESLLLRSCNISTFPNFLRNQEQLRQLDFSNNKISGEIPKWIWEIGNGSLNYLNLSHNVLREIEPSPHLSLSDLSILDISSNMLEGSLPIPSPSIIFFSISNNSFHGEIPRSVCNATSLTVLDLSYNHFIGQIPTCLGEIGDAIAVLNLQGNAFNGTLVQTFKEGCNIQMLDLSGNQLEGQVPRSLANCKMLEVLNLANNQIHDTFPLWLEALSQLRVLVLRSNQFHGTIGHPLTNHPFPLLQIFDLSFNSFEGNLPSNMFKSWKAMMDEDKSQTLVLSKMINGSSIYYRNKVSTSHQRAADQTSKDPYGLYCSGSLGEQISWGYPKINWGSKVPHCAQYVQQ; encoded by the exons ATGGCTCTCTTCTTTTCCTCGAAAAACCCATCATTTCTCATTCTCTTCTTTTTATCATCTCTTCTCTTTCCCACTACCCAACAATGCAACCATCATCACTTCTCAGCTTTCCTACACCTCAAGCATGGTTTTAACTTCACTGCTTTCAGCCTCTCTACTCTCCCCTCCTGGAATTCAAACAAAACCGATTGCTGCTTTTGGGAAGGTATCACGTGTGATGAAGCCACTGGTCACGTGATCAGCCTCGACCTCAGTAGCTTCCGTATCTCTGGTCGGATTGATTTTGAAAGCCTCTTTCATCTTCGGAGCCTGCAGAAGCTCAACCTCGCTTACAATGATTTTGATGGCTCTCGAATCCCATCTGGGTTTGACCAACTCACCAgtttgacccatctcaacctctctGGGTTATCCTTTTGTGGCCAAATCCCGCTGGAAATCTCCCGCTTGACAACTTTGGTTTCTCTCGATCTTTCTCACAATCAATATTTGAATGCTTCATCCTTTAAATACctgaaactcgaaaacccaagcaTTGGAGCAGTcgtccaaaacctgtccaatctgAGTGAACTCTATCTAGACTGGGTAGACATCTTACTGCAGGGCCAGACCTTAGATTTGCCACTCCCTAGTATCCGCAAGTTGAGCTTACGAGATTGTGGTCTTTCAGGCTCCCTCTATTCTTTCCTCTCACAACACCATTTCTTATCTGAAATCGACCTCAGCTATAACAATTTCTCCTCTGCAGTCCCCAATTTCATAGGGAACTTATCCTCCTTGACATCCCTGCTCCTCGCAGATTGTGGATTGCATGGAAGATTCCCTGAGAGTGTTTTCCAGCTGCCAAATCTACAAATCATCGACATATCACgcaatccacttgtagctatcaatttGCCGGAGTTCCCTCAAAACAATACTCTACAGCAATTGATCCTTTCACACACTGGATTATCAGGAAAGTTTCCAGATTCTCTCAATAATCTCAAATTCTTGACTCAATTAGACTTCAGCAGGATCATTACCGTCCTCACTTTTGAACCTTACCAAACTGCGATATCT CTGGAGAATATCCATTTGGGTAACAATAAATTGAAGGGGATGATACCCAGATTTATCTTTCAACTTACCAAGCTTGAAGACCTAGACGTTTCTTCCAATAATTTCAGTGTTGTGGAGCTAGGCTTATTTCAAAACCTCAAAAATCTTTACTCTCTGGATCTTTCAGATAACAACTTGTCAGTCCAAGATGGCAGTGGTAATTCCACATTTAGTTCCATCCCCCAGATTGAATCTTTGTTGTTACGTTCTTGCAACATCAGCACATTTCCAAATTTCTTGAGAAATCAAGAGCAGTTGAGGCAATTAGACTTTTCCAACAATAAAATTAGTGGTGAAATACCCAAATGGATATGGGAGATTGGCAATGGGTCTTTAAACTATTTAAATCTTTCTCACAATGTTCTGCGGGAAATAGAACCATCTCCCCATCTTTCGTTGAGTGACTTGAGCATTCTGGACATTAGCTCCAACATGCTTGAAGGCTCACTTCCAATCCCATCACCCTCCatcattttcttttcaatttcgAACAACAGCTTCCATGGAGAAATCCCTCGTTCAGTTTGCAATGCAACATCCCTAACAGTCCTTGATTTGTCTTACAATCACTTCATTGGTCAGATTCCAACATGTTTGGGTGAGATTGGTGATGCCATTGCTGTGTTGAATCTTCAAGGAAATGCTTTCAACGGCACCTTAGTTCAGACATTTAAAGAGGGATGTAACATACAAATGCTTGATCTCAGTGGGAATCAATTAGAGGGCCAAGTGCCAAGGTCTTTGGCTAATTGCAAAATGTTGGAGGTATTAAACCTTGCAAACAATCAAATACATGACACATTCCCTTTATGGTTGGAAGCTTTGTCACAGTTGCGTGTTCTCgtcttgagatccaaccaatttcaTGGCACCATTGGGCATCCTCTAACAAATCACCCTTTCCCTCTGTTACAAATTTTCGACCTCTCTTTCAATAGTTTTGAGGGTAATTTGCCATCAAATATGTTTAAGAGTTGGAAGGCAATGATGGATGAGGACAAATCCCAAACTTTGGTCCTTAGCAAAATGATAAACGGAAGTTCCATATACTATCGAAACAAAGTGTCTACTAGTCATCAAAGGGCTGCAGATCAAACTAGTAAAGATCCTTACGGCCTTTACTGTAGTGGATCTCTCGGCGAACAAATTTCAtggggatatcccaaaatcaattGGGGATCTAAAGTCCCTCATTGTGCTCAATATGTCCAACAATGA